A window of Aerococcus urinae contains these coding sequences:
- the pyrF gene encoding orotidine-5'-phosphate decarboxylase has protein sequence METLYVALDFKTEAETFDFLKLFEGRQIGVKVGMSQFYMSGPSIIERLCDMGHEVFLDLKCHDIPNTVYLAMLQLSQLPIELVTIHAMGGKEMMRAAVKGVQEGKHQPKVLAITQLTSTNQEMLNNQLQIPGTVAESVEHLTRLALDSGVDGLVSSVQESKMIKEVSKGQLLSLTPGIRLNKNAHDDQERIASPEEARANGADYIVVGRPIIQADDPVRAYEEMKEHWEGK, from the coding sequence ATGGAAACATTATATGTGGCGTTAGATTTTAAAACAGAAGCAGAAACCTTTGATTTTCTAAAATTATTTGAAGGTCGCCAAATCGGGGTCAAAGTTGGGATGTCGCAATTTTACATGTCAGGGCCAAGTATCATTGAGCGCTTATGTGATATGGGACATGAAGTCTTTCTTGATTTGAAGTGCCATGATATTCCTAATACGGTTTACCTAGCTATGTTACAGCTTAGTCAATTACCGATTGAACTCGTGACCATCCATGCCATGGGTGGTAAAGAAATGATGCGAGCTGCGGTTAAAGGGGTTCAAGAAGGCAAACATCAACCCAAAGTTCTTGCAATCACCCAACTGACCTCAACTAATCAAGAAATGTTAAATAATCAATTACAAATTCCTGGCACGGTCGCTGAATCGGTCGAACATTTGACCCGCTTAGCCTTAGACAGTGGCGTGGATGGCCTAGTTTCTTCGGTCCAAGAAAGTAAAATGATTAAGGAAGTTTCCAAAGGGCAATTACTTAGTTTAACACCAGGGATTCGTTTGAATAAGAATGCTCACGATGACCAAGAAAGAATTGCTAGCCCAGAAGAAGCCCGAGCCAACGGTGCTGATTACATTGTAGTGGGCCGTCCGATTATTCAAGCTGACGATCCAGTGAGAGCCTATGAAGAAATGAAAGAACATTGGGAGGGTAAATAG
- the phoU gene encoding phosphate signaling complex protein PhoU: MKKTQLRKAFVEELKTLDGQFTRMGIDTTKAIEEAVDALLNHDNEAAEKVIKNDEKINAYEVAIDKECFRLISLQSPIGDELRFIISIIKASADLERMGDHAVSIAKGALRIADEPRLENIESDLEIMTDTVIEMAELAVNAFVTRNDQQAKAAAEMDAKVDHYFDKLIPQVVSDMKKDNSLVVTGASYISMISNLERMGDYVTNLCERIIYLDEGKVVDLNG, encoded by the coding sequence ATGAAAAAGACACAACTAAGAAAAGCCTTTGTCGAAGAATTAAAGACCTTAGATGGTCAATTTACACGTATGGGAATCGATACTACTAAAGCTATTGAAGAAGCTGTTGATGCGCTTCTCAACCATGATAATGAAGCCGCTGAAAAAGTGATTAAAAATGACGAAAAGATTAATGCTTATGAAGTGGCCATTGATAAGGAATGTTTCCGACTAATTTCCCTACAAAGCCCTATCGGCGATGAATTACGCTTTATTATTTCCATCATTAAAGCCAGCGCTGACCTTGAAAGAATGGGTGACCATGCCGTCTCTATTGCAAAAGGAGCTCTACGGATCGCAGATGAACCCCGTTTAGAAAACATTGAATCTGACCTCGAAATAATGACTGATACGGTCATTGAAATGGCCGAGCTGGCTGTTAACGCCTTTGTTACTCGCAATGACCAACAAGCTAAGGCAGCAGCGGAAATGGATGCCAAAGTTGACCACTACTTTGATAAATTAATCCCACAAGTCGTGTCAGATATGAAGAAAGATAACAGCTTAGTGGTAACCGGGGCTTCATATATTTCCATGATTTCTAACTTAGAACGCATGGGTGACTACGTGACCAACCTCTGCGAACGTATTATCTATTTAGATGAAGGCAAGGTTGTCGATCTTAACGGCTAA
- a CDS encoding undecaprenyl-diphosphate phosphatase, whose amino-acid sequence MLDIIKVFIMGIVEGITEWLPISSTGHLILVEEFISMDFRPEFWNIFVYVIQLGAILAVVWIYFDRLNPFSNQKSAEEKKQTWETWFKVVVGCIPAGVIGLLFNDFAEEHFQNWVVVSAALIIYGIAFIVVENRNKNRPVTVHSTQELSYKKAFQIGLFQALSVIPGTSRSGSSILGATILGTSRPTAADFSFFMSIPIMFGMTFLKLTKGFLDGFRFSTEEGFLLILGMVIAYIVSILTIRFLLRYVQKNDFKAFGWYRIALGIIVIIFFAIFQ is encoded by the coding sequence ATGTTAGATATTATCAAAGTTTTCATCATGGGGATTGTCGAAGGAATTACCGAATGGTTGCCAATTAGTAGTACTGGCCACTTAATTTTGGTAGAAGAATTTATTTCCATGGATTTTAGACCGGAATTTTGGAATATTTTTGTATACGTTATCCAATTAGGGGCAATCTTAGCCGTTGTTTGGATCTATTTTGACCGCTTAAACCCTTTTTCAAATCAAAAAAGTGCTGAAGAGAAAAAGCAGACTTGGGAAACTTGGTTTAAGGTGGTAGTTGGCTGTATTCCCGCAGGTGTTATTGGTCTTTTATTTAACGACTTCGCTGAAGAACATTTCCAAAATTGGGTGGTAGTATCTGCTGCACTGATTATTTACGGAATTGCCTTCATCGTCGTTGAAAATCGAAATAAAAACCGCCCTGTAACCGTCCATTCAACTCAAGAATTATCTTACAAAAAAGCCTTTCAAATTGGACTCTTCCAGGCCCTATCAGTCATTCCTGGGACCTCAAGATCTGGTTCATCCATCCTAGGAGCAACGATTTTAGGAACCTCCCGCCCTACTGCTGCCGATTTTTCCTTTTTTATGAGTATTCCCATTATGTTCGGAATGACTTTCTTAAAACTAACTAAGGGATTCCTCGACGGATTTCGCTTTTCAACCGAAGAAGGCTTCCTACTAATCTTAGGAATGGTCATCGCCTACATTGTTTCGATTTTAACGATTCGCTTCTTACTACGCTATGTCCAAAAGAATGATTTTAAAGCCTTTGGTTGGTATCGGATTGCTTTAGGAATTATAGTAATTATCTTCTTTGCTATTTTTCAATAA
- a CDS encoding AI-2E family transporter, protein MSQNKQNTEIKNKDKKQIKQGFSWLKMPDIVSRVLDNRYVSLLVILILFALFILLLTQIAFVFTPIIEFIQTIILPIIFAGVFYYLSSPLINFLRKRGLNSYWIAGIVLLVLVLIILWLISFIPNLIDEAKHLIGNWSNIWAQYQSEIENIIFGRWFERSQETLAEYLNNFNLNQFNFNWRELMNTTLSSIGSVFGVITRVIIALVTAPIILFYLIADGEKFRDNFASFIPVKIRNKTMRLLADMNQQISAYVRGQIFVAIAVAVMFAIGYAIIGLNYGTILAVVAGALNVIPYVGSFFGILPSLIVGLVQDPFMVIKVLIVFAIEQTIESRIISPLILGSNLNIHPITIMLLLIAGGDLFGVVGIIIIIPVYAVLKVIFTYIFEWYREVSGLYEEDLIQERELKEPLVDQDHK, encoded by the coding sequence ATGTCTCAAAACAAGCAGAATACAGAAATAAAAAATAAGGATAAAAAGCAAATTAAGCAAGGCTTTTCCTGGCTAAAAATGCCCGATATCGTTAGTCGTGTCCTAGACAATCGTTATGTATCGCTATTAGTCATTTTAATCTTATTCGCTTTATTTATCCTATTATTAACCCAAATCGCTTTTGTCTTTACCCCAATTATTGAATTTATCCAAACAATAATCTTGCCCATTATTTTTGCTGGGGTCTTTTACTACTTGTCTTCACCCCTAATTAATTTTCTAAGGAAAAGGGGCTTGAATTCTTATTGGATAGCTGGAATTGTGCTCCTAGTGCTGGTTTTAATCATTCTATGGTTAATTTCATTCATTCCTAATTTAATTGATGAAGCCAAACATTTAATCGGTAATTGGTCAAATATTTGGGCCCAGTACCAGTCAGAAATTGAAAATATTATCTTTGGTCGCTGGTTCGAGAGAAGTCAGGAGACTTTAGCAGAATACTTAAATAATTTTAATCTAAATCAATTTAACTTTAATTGGCGCGAGCTCATGAATACAACCCTGTCCAGTATTGGTTCTGTTTTTGGTGTGATTACCCGGGTGATTATTGCCTTAGTGACAGCACCAATTATCTTGTTTTATTTGATTGCTGATGGTGAGAAATTTAGGGATAATTTTGCTTCCTTTATTCCAGTGAAGATTCGTAATAAGACGATGCGTCTATTGGCGGATATGAACCAGCAAATTTCAGCCTATGTCAGAGGGCAAATCTTTGTAGCAATCGCGGTAGCAGTGATGTTTGCCATTGGTTATGCCATTATCGGCTTAAATTACGGGACCATCTTAGCAGTTGTTGCAGGGGCTTTAAATGTTATCCCCTATGTCGGGTCTTTCTTTGGTATTCTACCGTCTTTGATTGTTGGTTTAGTTCAAGATCCCTTTATGGTTATCAAGGTACTGATCGTATTTGCTATTGAACAAACCATTGAAAGTCGGATTATTTCCCCACTGATTTTAGGCAGTAATTTGAATATTCATCCTATTACCATTATGCTTCTACTAATTGCTGGTGGAGACCTCTTTGGAGTGGTGGGAATTATCATTATTATTCCGGTTTATGCCGTTTTAAAGGTGATTTTCACCTATATCTTTGAATGGTATCGAGAAGTTTCGGGCCTCTATGAAGAAGATTTGATCCAAGAACGGGAATTAAAGGAGCCCCTAGTCGACCAAGACCATAAATAA
- a CDS encoding diaminopimelate dehydrogenase — translation MIKVGIVGYGNLGKGVEIAVNAAEDMELLGIFTRRQPEKLDTKSPAYQIDDILDFKDKIDVLILCGGSQSDIPVQAPRLAKNFNTVDAYDNHDKIPEYFDQMDQLAKENSHVSVIATGWDPGLFSLNRLLAETILPQGQTYTFWGRGVSQGHSDAVRRVDGVKAAIQYTVPNQAMLEAAKAGDPIDYQQATAHSREVYAVLEEGADPDQVAKAIKTMPDYFAPYDQVDVHFISQKELDQNHQGIPHGGEVVRQGRTSADHHAVYNFALQLGSNPEFTGAVNTCYARAAYRLAKEEQFGAKTVFDIAPAYLSAKSGAQLRHELL, via the coding sequence ATGATAAAAGTTGGTATTGTTGGCTATGGTAATTTAGGTAAGGGCGTGGAAATTGCAGTTAATGCAGCGGAAGATATGGAATTGCTAGGAATTTTTACTAGACGCCAGCCTGAGAAATTAGATACAAAGAGCCCAGCCTATCAAATTGATGACATTCTTGACTTTAAAGACAAAATTGATGTCTTAATTTTATGTGGTGGTTCTCAATCTGATATTCCTGTTCAAGCTCCTCGTCTAGCGAAAAACTTTAATACAGTGGATGCCTACGATAACCACGATAAGATTCCAGAATACTTCGATCAAATGGATCAACTTGCTAAAGAAAATAGCCATGTCTCTGTGATTGCTACGGGTTGGGATCCAGGTCTGTTCTCACTTAACCGCTTATTAGCTGAAACAATTTTACCGCAAGGGCAAACCTATACTTTTTGGGGCAGAGGGGTTAGCCAAGGCCATTCTGATGCAGTACGCCGGGTAGATGGCGTCAAGGCAGCTATTCAATATACCGTGCCTAATCAAGCCATGCTAGAGGCAGCAAAGGCTGGTGACCCTATTGATTACCAACAAGCGACTGCCCATAGTCGTGAAGTCTATGCGGTTTTAGAAGAGGGCGCTGATCCAGACCAAGTTGCCAAAGCGATCAAGACCATGCCAGATTACTTCGCACCCTACGACCAAGTTGATGTGCATTTTATTTCTCAAAAAGAATTAGATCAAAACCATCAAGGGATTCCTCATGGGGGTGAAGTGGTGCGCCAAGGACGAACCAGCGCTGACCACCACGCAGTTTATAATTTTGCTCTGCAATTAGGCAGCAACCCTGAGTTCACCGGTGCAGTGAATACTTGCTATGCGCGAGCTGCTTACCGTTTAGCTAAGGAAGAACAATTTGGGGCTAAAACAGTCTTTGATATTGCCCCCGCTTATCTTTCTGCAAAATCTGGTGCACAACTCCGCCACGAATTGCTCTAG
- a CDS encoding MFS transporter has product MENKKKAVISSIIASGTDDLNVMFLSFSMASIITEFSLSGAQAGAIATVTNLGMLLGGLIFGYLGDRYHKLNILKITLLIFSLASGAIAFAPSITMLYILRFIAGIGVGGEYGIALGIMAQIVPVHKMGRISALNGVAGQVGSITSAALAGLFLSHLGWRGLFLFGLAPLLLVLYMQVAIKDEKEFYPVKNDSALDKSEKINFAVLFKDLRTSYQTIALMLMCTVQIAGYFGMMNWLPTIMQEQAGLSVQGSSLWMISTIVGMSLGMVAFGRLFDQFGPRLMFGAFLLASAFGVYLFSQITSPLGMLFGGAMMGFFVNGMFPGYGATVSYLYPKSVQSMANNLILNVGRAVGGFSSMIIGIIMEHGNVTMVMLFLSCLYIFSFVVMLTIPGIKQKSFKKVYAQ; this is encoded by the coding sequence ATGGAAAATAAGAAAAAAGCTGTTATTTCAAGTATCATCGCCTCAGGTACCGATGACCTCAACGTAATGTTTCTATCCTTTTCAATGGCAAGCATTATCACTGAGTTTTCACTATCTGGTGCCCAAGCTGGCGCTATCGCTACGGTAACTAACTTAGGGATGTTATTAGGTGGGCTAATTTTTGGATATCTCGGTGACCGTTACCATAAGCTAAACATCTTAAAGATAACCCTGCTTATCTTTTCTTTAGCCTCAGGAGCAATTGCTTTTGCGCCTTCGATCACTATGCTTTATATCTTACGTTTCATTGCCGGTATTGGTGTCGGTGGTGAGTACGGAATCGCTTTAGGAATCATGGCACAAATAGTCCCCGTCCATAAAATGGGACGGATTTCTGCTTTAAATGGGGTAGCTGGCCAAGTCGGCTCGATTACTTCAGCTGCTCTAGCGGGATTATTCTTGAGTCACCTAGGTTGGCGCGGATTGTTCTTATTTGGTCTCGCTCCTTTACTCCTTGTATTATACATGCAAGTAGCTATTAAAGATGAAAAAGAATTTTACCCGGTAAAAAATGATTCAGCTCTCGATAAAAGTGAAAAAATTAATTTTGCTGTTTTATTTAAAGACTTGCGGACCAGTTACCAAACCATTGCCCTCATGTTAATGTGTACGGTTCAAATTGCTGGCTACTTTGGCATGATGAATTGGTTGCCAACCATTATGCAAGAACAAGCCGGTCTCAGTGTGCAAGGTTCATCATTATGGATGATTAGTACCATTGTGGGCATGTCCTTAGGGATGGTTGCCTTTGGCCGACTATTTGACCAATTTGGCCCTCGGCTAATGTTTGGTGCTTTCTTACTTGCATCAGCGTTTGGTGTCTACTTGTTTAGCCAAATTACCTCACCACTTGGAATGCTATTTGGGGGAGCCATGATGGGATTCTTTGTCAATGGGATGTTCCCGGGATATGGAGCAACGGTTTCTTACCTATACCCTAAGTCCGTCCAAAGTATGGCCAATAACTTAATCTTAAACGTTGGACGAGCAGTAGGTGGATTTTCTTCAATGATTATTGGGATCATTATGGAACATGGTAATGTGACCATGGTCATGCTCTTCCTATCATGTCTTTATATCTTCTCTTTTGTGGTTATGTTAACCATTCCTGGGATCAAGCAAAAATCTTTTAAAAAGGTTTATGCCCAATAA
- the pyrE gene encoding orotate phosphoribosyltransferase, translating to MSQNIKRQVAEALLDHEAVIIRNEDWFTWASGIKSPIYCDNRQLMSYPKARKLVAQALADMIKEKYPNVTCIAGTATAGIPHAAWVSEILDLPMVYVRSKAKDHGRQSQIEGHLDADDQVVLIDDLISTGGSVLEACQPVAKECSVIGVAAIFTYELDRAKKNFQAADIPLAVLSDFHSLLEVAKEKHDFSQADMDNILDWHRQLNQSSNE from the coding sequence ATGAGTCAAAATATTAAACGCCAAGTTGCTGAAGCATTATTAGATCATGAAGCCGTGATTATCCGTAATGAGGATTGGTTTACCTGGGCCAGTGGGATTAAGAGCCCCATTTATTGTGATAATCGTCAATTAATGAGTTATCCAAAGGCTCGTAAGTTAGTAGCCCAAGCCTTAGCTGATATGATCAAAGAAAAATATCCAAATGTGACCTGCATCGCTGGGACTGCTACAGCTGGAATCCCTCATGCAGCCTGGGTGAGTGAAATTTTAGACCTACCTATGGTGTATGTCCGTTCTAAGGCTAAGGATCACGGCCGCCAATCTCAAATCGAAGGGCACCTAGATGCCGATGACCAAGTCGTATTGATTGATGACTTAATTTCAACAGGCGGAAGCGTCTTAGAAGCCTGTCAACCAGTTGCTAAAGAGTGCTCAGTGATTGGAGTAGCTGCAATTTTCACCTATGAGTTGGATCGGGCCAAGAAAAACTTCCAAGCTGCTGATATTCCTCTAGCCGTACTGAGCGATTTCCATAGTTTATTAGAAGTAGCCAAAGAAAAACATGACTTTAGCCAAGCAGACATGGACAATATCTTGGATTGGCACCGTCAACTGAACCAGTCTTCCAATGAGTAA
- a CDS encoding lactonase family protein, with product MEKIYLAGYTRQDNQGIHLLKWDSHHEEIKGHELIISESNPTYLALSTDGKELYTLTDQPSPGVSHYRKEGQHFVFVDHCAFLEHNGCYLALDEERQLLLNANYHEGTLALIKIQSDGQLQLQQIISRTGQGPHPNQESSHCHYFNTSPDGKYYLACDLGTDSVISYQFDQEGQLQEKASYQCQAGTGPRHLVFHPKEDILYVIGELSHTIDILTYDEGHFSFVDRVNCLPETYSGENSSAAIRISQDGNFLYVSNRGYNSLEVFEVSKEGSQLSHIQSIPSGGDFPRDFNFDANQSHVIVGHQKEKKVTFFKRDHNTGQLSPLNVSCPLNEIVCVQ from the coding sequence ATGGAAAAAATCTATTTAGCTGGCTATACACGTCAAGACAACCAAGGCATCCATCTACTAAAATGGGATAGTCATCATGAGGAAATTAAAGGACATGAATTAATAATTTCTGAATCAAATCCAACTTACCTGGCTCTTTCTACTGATGGTAAAGAACTCTATACGCTCACTGACCAACCGAGCCCTGGAGTCAGCCATTATCGAAAAGAAGGCCAGCATTTCGTTTTTGTTGATCACTGTGCCTTCTTGGAACATAACGGCTGTTACCTAGCTCTAGATGAAGAGCGCCAATTACTACTCAATGCCAATTACCATGAAGGGACATTGGCGCTTATAAAAATACAAAGTGATGGTCAATTACAGCTCCAACAAATAATCAGCCGGACTGGCCAAGGGCCTCACCCCAACCAAGAAAGCTCTCACTGCCATTATTTTAACACTAGTCCAGATGGCAAATATTACCTAGCCTGTGACTTAGGGACAGATAGTGTGATCAGCTATCAATTTGACCAAGAGGGCCAATTACAAGAAAAAGCCTCCTACCAATGTCAAGCAGGGACTGGTCCAAGGCATTTAGTTTTTCATCCTAAAGAAGACATTCTTTATGTGATTGGTGAGCTTTCACACACCATCGATATTTTGACTTATGATGAGGGTCACTTTTCCTTTGTCGACCGGGTGAATTGTTTACCAGAGACTTATAGCGGTGAAAATAGTAGTGCTGCAATTCGTATCTCCCAAGATGGAAACTTCTTATATGTCTCCAATCGAGGTTACAACAGCCTAGAAGTATTTGAAGTTTCTAAAGAAGGTTCTCAATTAAGTCATATTCAATCCATTCCTTCTGGTGGAGACTTTCCACGTGACTTTAACTTTGACGCTAACCAAAGTCACGTCATTGTAGGACATCAAAAAGAGAAGAAAGTGACCTTCTTTAAACGTGACCACAATACCGGACAATTAAGTCCACTCAATGTCAGCTGTCCCCTCAATGAAATTGTTTGCGTCCAATAG
- the lysA gene encoding diaminopimelate decarboxylase, protein MKLTQHMQVVNNELNIADIPVSRLKEEYGTPLYIYDQKGIKDQAKTFINGFHSKKFTTHIIYASKAFLNLYIAQLINEQGCYLDAVSGGEIYTLLAAGVPGEKIYFHGNNKTESEIILAFEQGIGTFVIDSQTDFYKVEKIAKSLNKEAKVLLRINPGIEASTHKYIQTSRDDSKFGMSSHDEDTVTLVKEMVKSDWLDFAGFHCHIGSQILEERFFFEEADLMLGFCRQMEEETGCQVREINLGGGFGVYYSQADRPFDYEKFLQSYIQVIEAAIDQYGLEHVDTVSIEPGRALINDFGTALYSVGGVKHTLAGKPFVFVDGGMSDNIRPALYQAKYEAALANRMNDEVEGEYRVAGKLCETGDQLVQDAPLPEARIGDLLVIPRVGAYTYTMSSNYNRLGRPALVFVEDGQSYLAVKRESYQDLLRNDYNYKNKED, encoded by the coding sequence ATGAAACTGACGCAACATATGCAAGTGGTTAATAATGAATTAAACATTGCCGATATTCCTGTTTCTCGTCTAAAGGAAGAGTACGGAACTCCGCTTTATATTTATGATCAAAAGGGGATTAAAGATCAAGCGAAAACATTTATCAATGGCTTCCATTCTAAAAAGTTTACTACTCATATTATCTATGCCTCCAAGGCCTTTTTAAACCTTTATATCGCTCAACTAATCAATGAACAGGGCTGCTATCTTGATGCCGTTAGTGGTGGGGAGATATATACACTCTTGGCAGCTGGTGTTCCAGGAGAAAAAATATATTTCCATGGCAATAATAAAACAGAGTCAGAGATCATTCTAGCTTTTGAGCAAGGGATTGGAACATTTGTTATTGATAGCCAGACTGATTTTTATAAAGTAGAAAAAATCGCTAAATCTCTCAATAAAGAGGCAAAAGTCCTCTTAAGAATTAATCCTGGGATTGAAGCAAGCACCCATAAATATATTCAAACCAGCCGCGATGATTCTAAATTTGGTATGAGTAGCCATGATGAGGATACGGTGACTTTGGTTAAAGAGATGGTTAAGAGCGATTGGCTCGACTTTGCCGGTTTCCATTGCCATATCGGCTCACAAATATTAGAAGAAAGATTCTTTTTTGAAGAAGCCGATTTAATGTTGGGATTCTGTCGGCAAATGGAAGAAGAAACCGGCTGCCAGGTAAGAGAGATTAACCTGGGCGGCGGTTTTGGTGTGTACTATAGCCAAGCAGATCGTCCTTTTGATTATGAGAAATTTTTACAAAGCTACATTCAGGTCATTGAAGCAGCAATTGATCAATATGGCTTAGAGCATGTCGATACCGTAAGCATTGAGCCGGGACGGGCTTTAATTAATGATTTCGGGACAGCTCTTTATAGCGTTGGGGGTGTCAAACATACCCTGGCTGGTAAACCCTTTGTCTTTGTCGATGGTGGGATGTCAGACAATATTCGCCCAGCCCTGTATCAAGCCAAATATGAAGCGGCCTTAGCTAATCGGATGAATGATGAGGTCGAAGGGGAGTACCGCGTAGCCGGAAAATTGTGTGAAACTGGTGACCAGTTGGTTCAAGATGCTCCCTTGCCAGAGGCTCGGATCGGGGACCTCTTGGTGATTCCTCGAGTAGGGGCTTATACTTATACAATGAGTTCGAATTATAATCGTCTGGGACGTCCAGCCCTGGTCTTTGTCGAGGATGGGCAATCTTATTTGGCTGTCAAACGAGAAAGCTACCAAGATTTGCTCAGAAACGACTATAATTATAAGAATAAAGAAGATTAG
- the ald gene encoding alanine dehydrogenase — translation MRIGVPKEIKNHEDRVAMTPANAFNLVQAGHEVLIESSAGVGSSYEDSEYEEVGAKIVSSAKEAWDVDMVVKVKEPLESEYQYLREDLIVMTYLHLADNEPLVDALIENKTTGVAYETMELNGKLPLLNPMSEVAGRTAIQVGAHYLEKTNGGKGKLLGGVPGTQAGKVVIIGGGNVGYNAARMAVGLGANVTILDLNPARLGELDDLFQGRVNTLMSNAYNIANEVKDADVVIGSVLIPGRKAPILVTEDMVKTMEEGSVLIDVAIDQGGNFETSDHATNHDDPVYTKHGIVHYTVANIPGAVPKTATEALTNATMTYVQQIANLGIEEAAKANHTVFTGVNTYKGELTSADVAETSKHDYKELKF, via the coding sequence ATGAGAATTGGTGTACCTAAAGAAATCAAGAATCATGAAGATCGGGTGGCAATGACACCGGCCAATGCCTTTAACCTTGTCCAAGCTGGTCATGAAGTGCTTATCGAAAGCTCAGCTGGTGTAGGTTCTTCATATGAAGATAGTGAATATGAAGAAGTAGGAGCTAAGATCGTAAGCTCTGCTAAAGAAGCATGGGACGTTGATATGGTGGTTAAGGTTAAAGAACCCCTTGAATCTGAATACCAATATCTCCGTGAAGACTTAATTGTGATGACCTATCTGCATTTAGCGGATAACGAACCTTTGGTGGATGCTTTAATTGAAAATAAAACCACAGGTGTAGCTTATGAAACCATGGAGTTAAATGGAAAATTGCCTTTACTTAACCCAATGAGTGAAGTGGCTGGACGGACTGCTATTCAAGTCGGTGCTCACTATCTTGAAAAAACTAATGGTGGTAAAGGGAAGCTCTTAGGTGGTGTGCCAGGAACCCAAGCCGGGAAAGTGGTTATTATCGGCGGCGGTAATGTTGGTTATAATGCCGCTCGGATGGCTGTTGGCTTAGGCGCTAATGTAACTATTCTTGACTTGAATCCAGCACGTTTAGGTGAATTAGATGACCTCTTCCAAGGTCGCGTTAATACATTAATGTCCAATGCTTATAACATTGCTAATGAAGTAAAGGATGCTGATGTAGTCATTGGCTCCGTTCTTATTCCTGGACGTAAGGCACCAATTTTAGTAACGGAAGATATGGTGAAGACCATGGAAGAAGGTTCTGTTTTAATCGACGTTGCTATTGACCAAGGTGGTAACTTTGAAACTTCTGATCATGCAACGAACCATGATGATCCTGTATATACTAAACATGGTATTGTTCATTATACCGTTGCAAATATTCCAGGAGCTGTACCAAAGACAGCCACAGAAGCATTAACTAACGCTACCATGACTTATGTTCAACAAATTGCTAATTTAGGTATTGAAGAAGCTGCTAAAGCTAACCATACAGTATTTACTGGGGTGAACACCTACAAGGGTGAATTAACTAGCGCCGATGTAGCTGAAACCAGTAAACATGATTACAAAGAGTTAAAATTCTAA